The genomic DNA CGCTTCGGGTCCCGGTGGACAGAATGTCAACAAGGTATCGACCCGGGTCAGTCTCCGGCATGTCCCGACGGGAGTCACCGTCCATGTCCAGGAGGCCCGGACCCAGGCCGGCAACCGCCGGATCGCCCGGGAACGCCTTCTGGAATCACTGATCGAAAGACAGCGGGCGGAAGCCGCCGAGAAGAAGGCGATCCGGGAGAAGAAGCGGCGCAGCAATCGACCCAAGCCAGCCAAGGTCAAACGGGTCCAGGTCGAGGGCAAGAGACGGCGATCCGAGACCAAGCGGCTTCGTCATCGCATTGACGACTGACCGACCGCGACGCGGCCATGGTCAGGCCGACAGTTTGAGAATGGCACCGATCGCGGCCGCGTCGATGTCTTCACGCTCGCCCAGACGCATCCTGTTTTCAGAGAAACGCGCCACGATGGGCTCGGTCTGCTTGAGATCCACCCCATGGTCGATCAGCCGTGTCGGCACCCCAAGTTTGTGGAAGAATGCCTCCGTCCGGGCAATGCCCAACTCGATGACGGCCGCGTCGTTCGACCCCGACAGACCCCATACCCGCTTGGCATATTGCAGGAGCTTGCCTTTCTTCTCCTCCTTCTGGTGCCGAAGCAACCCCGGCAGGACCACGGCCAGAGTCCGCGCGTGATCGATTCCGAAGAAGGCGGTAAGTTCATGCCCGATCATGTGAGTCGCCCAATCCTGGGCCACCCCGACACCGATCAATCCATTGAGCGCCTGAGTCGCCGCCCACATGATATTGGCCCGGGTATCGTAGTCCTTTGGATCCTTCAACACCCGCTCCGCCTGCTCGATCAGGGTCAGGAGAATTCCCTCCGCCTGGCGATCCTGGAGTGGCGTGTCGAGGTCGTAGGTCAGGTACTGCTCGAGCACGTGGACAAAGGCATCGACGATTCCGTTGGCCACCTGACGTTCCGGCAGGGACAAGGTTGTCTCCGGGTCAAGAATGGCGAATTTCGGATAGCAGGCCTCGGATCCAAAAGCCAGTTTCTGCCTGGTTTCCTCGCGGGAAATCACTGCAAAAGTATTCATCTCCGATCCCGTGGCCGGCAAGGTGAGGACGGCACCGAGAGCAACCGCTTCCGCCACGGGTATCCGCTTTTCCAGGATATCCCAAGCTTCGCCCTCGAAGCGCGCGGCGGCGGCGATGAACTTGACGCCGTCAAGAACGGAACCGCCCCCGACCGCGAGAATGAAATCGATCTTCTTTGAGCGGACGACCTTAACGGCCCGCATCAGGGTCTCATACTGAGGATTGGCCTCAACCCCGCCGAACTCCACCACGGAGCGCCCGTCGAGGGCTTTCATGACCTGGTCGTAGACTCCGTTCTGCTTGATCGATCCTCCGCCATAGACGACGAGAACCTTTGCATTGGGCTCCAGAAGATCCGCCAACTTCGCAATGGTGCCCCGGCCGAACTCTATCCGAACCGGATTGTAATAGGAAAAATTGTTCATGGAGCCGACTATACCCGATGTCGGGCCGAGGTAAAGCGTTCGACAGAGAACGGAGATGGCTCACGGCGATCCGGGGATCGCGGAAACGAGA from Opitutaceae bacterium includes the following:
- a CDS encoding peptide chain release factor-like protein, translating into MKPITRLNSDELEEIFSRASGPGGQNVNKVSTRVSLRHVPTGVTVHVQEARTQAGNRRIARERLLESLIERQRAEAAEKKAIREKKRRSNRPKPAKVKRVQVEGKRRRSETKRLRHRIDD
- a CDS encoding iron-containing alcohol dehydrogenase — its product is MNNFSYYNPVRIEFGRGTIAKLADLLEPNAKVLVVYGGGSIKQNGVYDQVMKALDGRSVVEFGGVEANPQYETLMRAVKVVRSKKIDFILAVGGGSVLDGVKFIAAAARFEGEAWDILEKRIPVAEAVALGAVLTLPATGSEMNTFAVISREETRQKLAFGSEACYPKFAILDPETTLSLPERQVANGIVDAFVHVLEQYLTYDLDTPLQDRQAEGILLTLIEQAERVLKDPKDYDTRANIMWAATQALNGLIGVGVAQDWATHMIGHELTAFFGIDHARTLAVVLPGLLRHQKEEKKGKLLQYAKRVWGLSGSNDAAVIELGIARTEAFFHKLGVPTRLIDHGVDLKQTEPIVARFSENRMRLGEREDIDAAAIGAILKLSA